The Roseisolibacter agri genome contains the following window.
GAGCTGTAGCGCGTGCGCGAGGCGGTGATCGACGGCAGCGCCGCGGGCTGGCGCGCGGCCGCGCGCGCGCTGCTGGCCGACGACGTGCCGCCCGAGCGCGTGGCGTGGCGCGTGGCCGGCGACGCGCAGGGCGCGCTCGCGCTGGCGGAGGCGCCCGTCGCGTCGCGCTCGGTCGACGTACCCACGGCGCGCGTGCCGCGCCGCTTCCTCGCGCTCACCGACCGCGTCGCGTGCCACCGCGACGACGCGCGCTGGCACCGGCTGTACCGCGCGCTCTGGCGGCTCACGCACGGCGAGCCGCACCTGCTGCAGGTGCGCACGGATCCCGACGTGCGCCCGTTGGCCGAGATGGCGAAGGCGATCGACCGCGAGGTGCACAAGCTGCACGCGTTCGTGCGCTTCCGTGAGGTCGCGGGCGACGACGGCCCGGCGTACGTCGCGTGGTTCGAGCCCGCGCACGACGTGCTCGCGCTCGCGGCGCCGCTCTTCGTGCGCCGCTTCGCGTCGATGCGCTGGGCGATCCTGACGCCATTCGCGAGCGCGCACTGGGACGGCGCGCAGCTCACGCTCGGCCCCGGCGTGGCGCGTCCGGCGACCGACGGCGACGACGCGGAGGCGCTCTGGCGCACGTACTACGCGCACGTCTTCAACCCGGCGCGCGTGAAGGTCGCCGCGATGCGCGCCGAGATGCCGCTGCGCTACTGGAAGAACCTCCCCGAAGCGCCACTGATCCCGACGCTGCTGCGCGAGGCGCCTTCGCGGGTGCGAGAGATGATCGAGAAGGCTCGCGTGGCGATGCCCGCGGAGCGGCGGACTGCGGACAGCGGATCCGCAGCCCGCAGTCCGCAGCGCCCGGTGGAACGCAATGCGGCGCGCGCACCGGCGCCCCTCGACGTCGACGGCTGCGAGGTCAGAGTCGGGACGGCCAGCTGGACCGATCCGACGTTGCTGGTGCCGGGGCTCTTCTATCCCGCGGGCGTGAGCACGCCCGAGGCGCGACTGCGCTACTACGCGAGCCGCTTCCCGCTGGTGGAGATCGACGGCACCTACTACGCGCTGCCGACGGCGAAGGTCGCCGCGCTGTGGGCCGAGCGCGCGCCCGAGGGCTTCGTCTTCGACGTGAAGGCGCACGCGACGATGACCGGCCATCCTGTCGAGACGGCGAAGCTTCCGCGCGCGCTGCGCGACCTGCTGCCGCCGTCGGTCGCGGGCGCGACGCGCGTGCGCGCCGACGAGCTGCCCTCGCACGTGCAGGACGCGGCGTGGCGCACCTTCCTGGACGCGCTCGCGCCGCTGTCGCAATCGGGGAAGCTCGGCACGCTGCTGCTGCAGTTCCCGCGCTGGTTCACCCCCAGCGCCGCGTCGGCGGACCGGCTGCGCGCGGCGCGCGAGCGGCTGCACGACTGGTACGCCGCGGGCCACCTCGCGGCGGTGGAGCTGCGACACCGCGACTGGTACGCGCCGCGGCTGCGCGCGCGCACGCTGGCGCTGCTGGAGCGGCTGGACTTCGTGCACGTGATCGTGGACGCCCCGCCGGGGCACGCGAGCACGGTGCCGTTCACGCCCGTCGCCACGCATCCCCGCCTGGCGATCGTGCGCCTGCACGGCCGCCGCACGGAGACGTGGGAGACGCCGGTGTCCGTGGTGAGCGAGCGCTATCGCTACCGCTACTCGCTGCAGGAGCTGACCGACCTCGTGCCGCCCATCGTCGACGTCGCGCGGCGGGTGCAGGGCGTGCACGTGGTGTTCAACAACTGCCACGCGGACTATGGGACCAGCAACGCGGACGAGATCGCGGCGATCATCCGGAGGAGAGACGAACTTCGGAAAAGCGGAGGACGGAACGGCGGAGGACGATGAAGCGGAGGACGGAACGGCGTGAAACGGACAAGCGGACCTATCGGCTCTAAGCATCGAGCCTGAAGGGTCCGCCGTATCGTCTCACGCTTTACCGTCTTCCGCCGTTCCGTTTTCCGCCCTTCCGTCCTCCGCCGTTCAGTTCACAGGGTTCGTCGCCCACACCGACGCCTCGGTCACGAACCCGCGGTCGTCGAGCGCCAGCATGCTCGCGATCACGTGCGCGATGTCCTCGGGGTGCAGCTTCGTCGGGTTCTCGCGCGCCCCGCCGAGGCCCGCGCTCTCGAAGAACGGCGTGATCACCTCGCTCGGGTTCACCTGCATCACGCGGATGCCGTGCTGCCGGAGCTCGGTGCGCCACACCTCGGTGAGGCCGGTGAGCGCGTACTTGGTGGACGCGTAGGCGGAGGCGCCCGCGCTGGCGCGGCGGCCGGCCGTCGACGCGACGTTGACGATGTGGCCGCGCCGCTGCGGCACGAAGACGCGCGCGCTCTCGCGCGCCATCAGCGTGGCGCCGAGCACGTTGGTCTCCCACAGGCGGCGCATGTCGCCGGCCGTGACGTCGAGCAGCGGCGCGAAGGCGCCGACGCCCGCGTTGTTCACGAGCGTGTCGTACCCGCCCAGCGCGTCGCGCGCCGCGGCCACCATGCGCGCGGCGTCCGCCTCGCGCGTGACGTCGCCCTGGATGGGGACGACCGTCGCGCCGGCGGCGTCGGAGAGCTCGCGCGCGGCGCGCTCCAGGACGTCGGCGCGGCGGCCGCTGATGGCGACGCGGGCGCCGCGGCGCGCGAGCAGCTCGGCGGTCGCGCGACCGATGCCGGTGCCGCCGCCGGTGACGAGGACGTGCGCGGTCGAGAGATCCATGTGGTCGAAAGAGAGAGCGCGAGAGGTCAGACGGCGAGCGCGTCGGCGAGCGCCGCGTCGAGCGCGTCCGGGTCGCGCGCGTCGAGGCGCACGGGATCGGCGCCGGCGCGCACGAGGAGCACCGTCGGCGTCCCGCGCACCTCGTCCGCGCGCGCGCTCGCGGCCTGGGCCTCCAGGCGCGCGCGCACGTCGGCCGCGCGCAGGTCGCGCTCGAACGTCGCAACGTCCAGGCCCAGGGCGGCGGCGTGCGTCGGGAGCGCCTCGGGCCAGAGCGGCGCCGGCGCGGTCATCAGCGCCTCGTGCATCGCCCAGAACGCGCCCTGCGCGCCCGCGGCCTCGACGGCGGACGCGGCGAGCGTGGCGTTGGGGAACGCGCCCGGCGGCGCGAAGTGGCGCCACTCCACCTGCGCACGCCCCGCCTCGGCCAGCGCGCGCAGCGCCGGCCACGCGCGCCGGCAGTGGAGGCACTCGTAGGTGCCGTAGACGACGAGCGTCGCCGCCGCGTCGGCCGGGCCGAGACGCCGGCCGACCGCCGGCGCCTCGGCGAGCGTGACGGTGTCGCTGAGCAGCGTGCTCACGCGGCGCGCGCCGCGGCCGGCGCCTCCGCGTCCGTCTCGTCGGGGAGCGTCCACACCGTGCCGTCGCGCATCGGGTAGTCCGCGTAGCCGTTCGCGCCGCCCGCGTAGAACGTCCCGCGGTCCCCCTCCGCCAGCGGCGCACCCTCGGCGAAGCGCTCGACGAGGTCGGGGTTGGCGATGAACGGCGCGCCGTACGACACCAGGTCCGCGCGCCCCGCCTGCAGCACGGCGTCGCCGCTCGCGCGGTCGTAGCCGCCGTTCACCATCAGCGTGCCGTCGTACGCGGCGCGCAGCGCGTCGGTGAGCGGCGCGCCGGCGGGCCGCGGGTCGACCACGTGCAGGTACGCGAGCCCGCGCGGTGCGAGCGCGCGCGCGACGTACGTGAAGGTCGCGGCGGGATCGCTGTCGTGCATCGAGTTGTACGCGTTGGTCGGCGAGAGGCGCACGCCCACGCGGTCGGCGCCGATCGCGGCGCTGGCGGCATCCACGACTTCCAGCAGCAGGCGCGCGCGGTTCTCGACCGGGCCGCCGTACGCGTCCGTGCGGTGGTTGCTGCCGTCGCGCAGGAACTGGTCGAGCAGGTAGCCGTTCGCGCCGTGGATCTCGACGCCGTCGAAGCCCGCCTCGCGCGCCCAGCGCGCGCCCTGCGCGAACGACTCGACGATCGCGGGCAGCTCGTGCGTCGCGAGCGGGCGCGGCGTCACCATCGGCGCCATGCCGTCGGCCACGCGGATGGTTCCCTCGGCCCCGATCGCGGACGGCGCCACCGGGAGCACGCCGTCGGGGAAGAGCGACGGATGCCCGACGCGCCCCGTGTGCCAGAGCTGCAGCACGATGTGGCCGCCGCGCGCGTGCACGGCGTCGGTCACACGCTTCCACGCGGCGCGCTGCGCGGGCGTGTCGATCCCCGGCGTGTCCGGATAGCCGTAGCCGCGCGGGTGCGCGTGCGTGGCCTCGGTGACGATGAGCCCCGCGCTCGCGCGCTGCGCGTAGTAGCGCGCGGCGAGCGGCGACGGCACGCGGTCCCGCTCCGCGCGGCTGCGCGTCATCGGCGCCATGACGACGCGGTTCGTCAGGGTCCACGCGCCGACGCGCACGGGCGCCAGCAACGAGGAGTCGGTCGGGACGGTCGGGGTCTGGCTCATGGTCGGCTGGAACGGTGGGGGGAACCTTCGCCGATGGTGCAATTGTACAAACGTCTAAATACCAGGAAGCGGACGCACGTCGGGCCCTGCGATGGTCAGGGACTCAGCCGACGGCGACCGTCAGCTTCAGCCGGCGCTCGAGCTCCGCCCGATACGCCTCCAGCACCCCGGCGCGCAGCCGGTAGTGGCCGTGCTGGCCCTCGCGTCGCGCCTCGATCAGGCCGGCGGTCGCGAGCTCCTTCAGGTGGTGCGAGATGGTCGCCTGCGAGACGGGGAACGCCTCGACCATCCGCTTGCACGCGACCTCGCTGTCCCCGGCGATCATCTCGAGGATCTCGAAACGGCGGGGATCGGCCAGCGCCTTGGCGACGCGCGCGAACTGCTCCTGGTCCATGGGCGGGGAAGCTACGGCCGGCGCGCGATTAGATCAATAGGTGATCGTCTAAATATCCCCGCGGCCCATCTTCGGCATCTATTCGGGCGCCGGTCCACCCCAACCGCCCGGACATGCGCCACGCGCCCGACGACGATACGCCCCGACTCGCGCTGGACGATGCGCCCGCGCCGCGGCGGATGCTCCCGGTGCTCGACGCCGCGCTCGGCGTGCAGAAGGACATCGTCTATCGCGAGGTGGCGTCGCGGTCGGTGCTGAACGGCCCCGAGTCCACGGGCATCGGCTGCTGGTCGCTCAACCCGTACGTCGGCTGCGCCTTCGGCTGCGCGTACTGCTACGCGCGCTACGCGCACCGCTACACGATGGAGCGCGCGGGCGGCGGCCCGGACGAGGCGCCGCTGCCGCCCTGGCTCGCGTTCGAGCGGCGCATCCTCGTGAAGCGCGAGGCGCCGGCGCTGCTCCGCCGCGCGCTCGCCGGCCGGTCGGCGCGGATCGCGCGACTGCTCTCCGGTGACGAGACGCTGATCGTCGGCTCGGCCACCGATCCGTACCAGCCGGCGGAGCGGCGCTTCCGCGTCACGCGCGGCGTGCTGGAGGTGCTGGCGGAGCATCCGGGGCTGCGCGTGGTGATCATCACCAAGAGCCCGCTCGTCGCGCGCGACGTGGACGTGCTGGCGCGCCTCGCGCGGCACGCGACGCTGAGCGTGCACGTCTCGCTCATCACGCTCGACCGCGCGCTGGCGCGCCGCGTGGAGCCGCGCGCGCCGACGCCGGAGTCGCGGCTCCGCGCGGTCGCGCAGCTGGCAGCGGCGGGTGTGGACGTGGGCATCAACTGCATGCCGGTGCTGCCGGGGATCACCGACCGTCCGCGCGACCTCGCGGCGCTCGTGCGCGCCGCCGCCGATGCCGGCGCATCGACCGTCGCGGCGGGTGCGCTGCGCCTGCAGCCCGCGGCGCGCGACCGCTATCTGCCCTGGCTCGCGGCGGAGTTCCCCGCCCTCGCGGCGCGCTATCGCGCGACGTACGCCCGCGGGCACTACATGGGCGACGCGTACCGACAGGGGCTGCACGACTACGTGGTGCGGCTGTGCGAGCGGCACGGGCTGCGGGTGCGGGAGTACAGCCGCGATGGTGCGGCGCGCGCGCGTTCTGCCGCGCGCGCTGGGGCATCGGGCGTGCAGCTCACGTTGGATCTGTGAGGCGCTGCGTGCTGCGTGGCCGGCATCCATGCGCCGGACCCGAACGAGAACGGCAGCAAGGATGAAAGTCCGAGAAGATCTGATAACGACGGATGGCTCCGCGTGGGTGCGATCTGGGTCGCGCCGCACCGGAGCCATCCGTCGTTATCAGACGTTATCCGATTTTATCCTTGCAATGCCGTTCGCTCTTCAGGGTCTGGGGCGCGAATACAGGCCATGTCCCACGTCGAGTAGGTCCCTCGCTGCGCTCGGGACACTCCTCACGCCGCTCACCCTTCGAGCACCGCCCCGAGCTCCGCGTCCGGCCGCAGCTCCTCCGCCTCGGCGCCCGCGCGGAACAGCACCGCCGGATGCGCGCCGCGCAGCGTGATGCGCGCGCCGCGCACGTCCAGCCAGTCGCCCTCCGGCAGCCCCACCACGCGTGCGTGCGCGTTCGCGACGAGGTACTCCGCCAGCCGCTCGCGCCGCGTCTCGCCCTGGAAACCCGGCGGGTGCGCGTCGGTGAAGTGCGCGTTGATCTGGAAGCGCACGAGGCCGAGCGCGGAGAAGCCCTGCGGCGGCTGCACGATCGGCATGTCGTTCGTGGTGCCGAGCGTGGGGCATGCGACCACCGAGCCCGCGCTCCAGCCGACGTAGGGCACGCCCGCCAGCGCGCGCTCGCGCACCGCGTCCAGCACGCCCGTGCGCTGCAGCGTGGCGAGCAGGTGGAAGGTGTTGCCGCCGCCGACCGCGATCGCGTCCGCCGCGCGCACCGCCGCCGCGGGATCGTCCCCCGCGTGCACGCCCCTCACCTGCACGCCGAGCGGGGCGAGCGCGTCGCGCACCTTCGCGGTGTAGTCGTCCCACGCGATCCCGACGCCCGCGTACGGCACGAACGCGACGTCGCGCACGCCCGCGAGATGCGCCGCCAGCGCGTCGCGGCAGTGCTGGAGGTAGCGCCCCTCGGGGTCGCGCGAGTTGGAGAGCAGCAGCAGGCGGCGATCGGCCATTCGTGCGTCCTGTGAATCGTGGTCAGCGCGCGCCGCGGTCCCACGGGCGCAGCACGCGGTGGCTCGGCACCGCCGTCGGCCCCGCGCGGTCGATCGCCAGCAGGCGCCGCCGCTCCAGCGTCGCGAGCGCGCCCTGCACCGCGCGCTTCGAGAGGCCCGTCGCCTCCGCCAGCTCGCGCAGGCTCAGCGCGGCCTCGCGGCGGCCGCCCGCGGTGCGGTGCCAGAGCACGAGGTACACCAGGAACGCCGACGGATGGCGGTCGTGGCCCACCAGGTCGGGGAGCAGGACGTCGACGACGTACGGATCGAGCGCGGTCGCGGGCACGCCGGACGCTACGGCCGCGCGCTATGGCACGCAATGCCATGGCAGACGTTGCCATGGCAGCGCCTGCGCGGCTTTACGCGCGCGCGCGGGCCGTCGAGATTGGCGCCGTCCGCACGGCCCACGCACCTCACTACTCACCGGCCACCGCCATGATCCGCGGCGTCAAGTTCGTCAGCATCCCCACGCGCGACCAGGACCGCGCGCTCGCCTTCTGGACCGAGCAGGTCGGCTTCCAGGTCGCCACCGACCAGCCGTTCGACGACAAGCAGCGCTGGATCGAGCTGCGCATCCCCGGCGCCGACACGCGCTTCGTGCTGTTCACGCCCACGGGCCACGAGGACCGCATCGGCGGCTTCACGTCGCTCGCGTTCTGGAGCGACGACCTCGACGCGACCTACGCGAAGCTCACCGCCGCCGGCGTCGAGACGCTCGGCCCGCCGCGGAAGGAGGAGTGGGGCTCGTCGCTGCTGTTCCGGGATCCCGACGGCAACACGTTCGTGATCTCGACGAAGTGAGCACGAGCTCAGCGGCCGAGCGCGAGCTTCACGGACGTCGTGGGCACCCTCGCGAGATTGAGCTCGGCGCCGAGCCGCATGATGGAGAGGCGGGCGTTGATGCCCACCGTCGCCTGCGCGCCGAGCACGCTGACGGCGTCGAGGTCGACCTTCGGCGTGGTCTCGCGCGCGCGCGCCACGTAGCCCGATACCCCCACGTACGGCGCGAACCGCGAGAGCTCCCGGCTCGCCACCAGCTCCACGCCGTACGTGCTCGCGCGCATGTCCTCCGGTCCGAACAGCCGGACCACGGTGATCCGCCCCGCCGCCGACAGGTGGCGGGCGGGATCGTGCAGCAGCGCGTACTGGAGCTGCCCGCCGACCACGCCGTAGTTCGCGCCGATGGCCTTCGTGAAGTACGCGCCGACGTCCGCGCGATCGGTGACCCCCGCCCTCGCCATCAGGCCGGGGAACTGGAGCGTCGCGCCCTCGACGAGGTCGTGCTCGCCGTCGGGATGCGAGAACGTGTCGTTCCACGCGGCGTCCGCGTCGTCGATCCGCGTGCCCCAGCTCACGAGCCCGGCCTCGAAGTGCTTCCGTCCCAGCGGCGCCGCCGAGGCCATCGGACGGAAGTAGGTCACGACCGCGAGCTCGCCGGCGAACTGGCGCCACGCACCCTGCGTCAGGCCCGGATCGAGGACGATGGCGCACTCGCGCCACCGGTCGTTCGTGTGCAGATGCTGCGCGGACGCCCGCGAGGCCAGGACCGCCAGGGGGAGCAGGGCCGCGACTGCCTGCACGACTCGTGGGCGCAGCATGAGCGTACCTCCGGACCGGTGGCTCGATCAGCGCGCCATCGTCGGATCCCCGGGTGGGAGCCGTGCGCCGTCGAAGCGTCTGCATCCAGGGTCGCTCCGGCCGGCATCCGACACATGGGGAGCCGCGCCCTATCCTTCGCGCGTCGCCCGCGCGGGTGCTGAACGCACGTGTGGACGGCAACGGAGGCCCCCGTTACCGCCCACACGTGTCCTGCACCGGCCCACTTCCCGACGACTTCCCCTAGTCGCCGCGTCGCGGAACCGGCCGCTGATTCGCCTTCGGGTCGAACGGCACTGGATACCCGAACTGCCACTGGGAGTTCTCCCGGTCCTT
Protein-coding sequences here:
- a CDS encoding TIGR03915 family putative DNA repair protein, encoding MREAVIDGSAAGWRAAARALLADDVPPERVAWRVAGDAQGALALAEAPVASRSVDVPTARVPRRFLALTDRVACHRDDARWHRLYRALWRLTHGEPHLLQVRTDPDVRPLAEMAKAIDREVHKLHAFVRFREVAGDDGPAYVAWFEPAHDVLALAAPLFVRRFASMRWAILTPFASAHWDGAQLTLGPGVARPATDGDDAEALWRTYYAHVFNPARVKVAAMRAEMPLRYWKNLPEAPLIPTLLREAPSRVREMIEKARVAMPAERRTADSGSAARSPQRPVERNAARAPAPLDVDGCEVRVGTASWTDPTLLVPGLFYPAGVSTPEARLRYYASRFPLVEIDGTYYALPTAKVAALWAERAPEGFVFDVKAHATMTGHPVETAKLPRALRDLLPPSVAGATRVRADELPSHVQDAAWRTFLDALAPLSQSGKLGTLLLQFPRWFTPSAASADRLRAARERLHDWYAAGHLAAVELRHRDWYAPRLRARTLALLERLDFVHVIVDAPPGHASTVPFTPVATHPRLAIVRLHGRRTETWETPVSVVSERYRYRYSLQELTDLVPPIVDVARRVQGVHVVFNNCHADYGTSNADEIAAIIRRRDELRKSGGRNGGGR
- a CDS encoding SDR family oxidoreductase — its product is MDLSTAHVLVTGGGTGIGRATAELLARRGARVAISGRRADVLERAARELSDAAGATVVPIQGDVTREADAARMVAAARDALGGYDTLVNNAGVGAFAPLLDVTAGDMRRLWETNVLGATLMARESARVFVPQRRGHIVNVASTAGRRASAGASAYASTKYALTGLTEVWRTELRQHGIRVMQVNPSEVITPFFESAGLGGARENPTKLHPEDIAHVIASMLALDDRGFVTEASVWATNPVN
- a CDS encoding DsbA family protein, producing MSTLLSDTVTLAEAPAVGRRLGPADAAATLVVYGTYECLHCRRAWPALRALAEAGRAQVEWRHFAPPGAFPNATLAASAVEAAGAQGAFWAMHEALMTAPAPLWPEALPTHAAALGLDVATFERDLRAADVRARLEAQAASARADEVRGTPTVLLVRAGADPVRLDARDPDALDAALADALAV
- a CDS encoding alkene reductase, whose product is MSQTPTVPTDSSLLAPVRVGAWTLTNRVVMAPMTRSRAERDRVPSPLAARYYAQRASAGLIVTEATHAHPRGYGYPDTPGIDTPAQRAAWKRVTDAVHARGGHIVLQLWHTGRVGHPSLFPDGVLPVAPSAIGAEGTIRVADGMAPMVTPRPLATHELPAIVESFAQGARWAREAGFDGVEIHGANGYLLDQFLRDGSNHRTDAYGGPVENRARLLLEVVDAASAAIGADRVGVRLSPTNAYNSMHDSDPAATFTYVARALAPRGLAYLHVVDPRPAGAPLTDALRAAYDGTLMVNGGYDRASGDAVLQAGRADLVSYGAPFIANPDLVERFAEGAPLAEGDRGTFYAGGANGYADYPMRDGTVWTLPDETDAEAPAAARAA
- a CDS encoding ArsR/SmtB family transcription factor, producing the protein MDQEQFARVAKALADPRRFEILEMIAGDSEVACKRMVEAFPVSQATISHHLKELATAGLIEARREGQHGHYRLRAGVLEAYRAELERRLKLTVAVG
- a CDS encoding SPL family radical SAM protein, with the translated sequence MRHAPDDDTPRLALDDAPAPRRMLPVLDAALGVQKDIVYREVASRSVLNGPESTGIGCWSLNPYVGCAFGCAYCYARYAHRYTMERAGGGPDEAPLPPWLAFERRILVKREAPALLRRALAGRSARIARLLSGDETLIVGSATDPYQPAERRFRVTRGVLEVLAEHPGLRVVIITKSPLVARDVDVLARLARHATLSVHVSLITLDRALARRVEPRAPTPESRLRAVAQLAAAGVDVGINCMPVLPGITDRPRDLAALVRAAADAGASTVAAGALRLQPAARDRYLPWLAAEFPALAARYRATYARGHYMGDAYRQGLHDYVVRLCERHGLRVREYSRDGAARARSAARAGASGVQLTLDL
- the pepE gene encoding dipeptidase PepE: MADRRLLLLSNSRDPEGRYLQHCRDALAAHLAGVRDVAFVPYAGVGIAWDDYTAKVRDALAPLGVQVRGVHAGDDPAAAVRAADAIAVGGGNTFHLLATLQRTGVLDAVRERALAGVPYVGWSAGSVVACPTLGTTNDMPIVQPPQGFSALGLVRFQINAHFTDAHPPGFQGETRRERLAEYLVANAHARVVGLPEGDWLDVRGARITLRGAHPAVLFRAGAEAEELRPDAELGAVLEG
- a CDS encoding helix-turn-helix domain-containing protein, with product MPATALDPYVVDVLLPDLVGHDRHPSAFLVYLVLWHRTAGGRREAALSLRELAEATGLSKRAVQGALATLERRRLLAIDRAGPTAVPSHRVLRPWDRGAR
- a CDS encoding VOC family protein yields the protein MIRGVKFVSIPTRDQDRALAFWTEQVGFQVATDQPFDDKQRWIELRIPGADTRFVLFTPTGHEDRIGGFTSLAFWSDDLDATYAKLTAAGVETLGPPRKEEWGSSLLFRDPDGNTFVISTK